The window TTCGGCACGATTTGGGCGGACCAAGTCTCAGCTTCACTGACGATCTTGCGGTCATTTGTCCTTGCGGTTTCCAGGACGTGGTTGATCTGAATTTTGAACTCGATCGCGTCATCGAAGGACAGAGAGATTGGCTCTCCGCTAAATTCGAGGATTAACCAGCAATCATGCTGCTTCGCATTGACGTCCGAGGTGAGTTTAAAAGGCATTCCCGACCATGCGCTCATCGCTGCAATCGTCAATCGAATTCGCATGGCCGCGGGGTCCCCAGCCTACTTAGACACGCTAACCGTACCGTTGCAAAGTTTCCGCCAAGCCCTAAACGTTTCGGGCGCGACCTTTTCCTGCCGCCTCTGACTAGATCCACAGGGGTGCGCTTGAGTCGCACGAACCAAAGCAAGGGACCTGTCGAATGAGCGATGGATGGCAGCCGATCAGTACCGCGCCGAAAAATGACGAACGGATCATCGTTGCCGGCGGAACTTGGATTCGGGGAAATAAAGAAAAGCTACCTCAGGAGTTTCCTTGCCTCGTCATCTGGGACGAGACGGAGTGGCTCATCTGCGACAACGAGGGACCACGCGCCCTGATTCGCGGCCCTAAAGTCTGGATGGCAATCGCGCCCTACGCGATGCTGCATCGCGATAAGCGCTGCCCCGATTCTTGAGACGTCCTCATTGGAGCCAATGCCCCACGGACATCCCGCATTCGCACTGCACGTCACATCCTTCGTCCGGAATGCAACATATATGCAGGCTGGTATCAAATAACTACATTAAATTCCTGGATCATATACGTTAACTTCCTAGAAAAGATTCGCGCGCATCATTGCATCGTTAAATAGAAATTCTTTTTGGATTTCTCCGGCATTTAATGTCGCTGCGGACGCATTTTTAAAGCTGCACTGAAATTCAATTTTCGAAGCAAGGGTGCCGATACTGGCATCAATTGCACGTCGTATCTCTGGCTGTGAAGCGTGGGAGTTGGCGATGGTGTGGGGTAATCGCAAAAGCAATCGTGTTTCATTCGAACGCGGGATCGATGCCGTGATGATGGGGATCGACGGCACATGGCGTCGTAATTGCAAACTGTGTGACGTATCAGAAACTGGAGCACGTCTTATTGTAGACGGCTCCCTATCTGGAATTTCTGCCAAGCAGTTCTTTCTCCTGCTCACTCCAAGGGGCTTGGCTTTCCGACGATGCGAGTTGGTAAGAGTGAACGGGGATGAGATTGGCGTTCGATTTCTTACCCCGCGTGAGATGCGTGAAAAACAGCCTCGGAAGCTCGCTCCCTCACTTCCGTGAAGGGACCAGATGAGGCGTGACCCTCTTTTCCAGAAAGTCATTTCCATGCGACGCAGAACCAAAAATTCTTCATCGAGTGGGCCACCGGTTGAACGCCGGGTCACAAGTCTCCCGGACACTCACGTCGCGCCCATGCGAGGCACCCCCGAGTGGACCGCGCGCGCAACCGAACTCATGCAACGCAATCGCCTCGAAGATTTTGATGAGTTGTGTCGATTGACGGGCGCTGAAGAAACTTCAGTCGCCGCAGTGGTTAGAGTCAGGCTGAAGCTGGTTTGAAGCCTTACCGGAGACGTTTGTCATGAAGCTTGTCTCAATTCTGATCGGGATCTCGTTGAGCCTCTATTTGGCAGACAAGTTCTATTCGGACGGACGCGTTATCGATAAGGCCCAGATCATGGGACGACAGATAGCTGCGAATTTTGGATGGTGATATTTCAGCAGGTATTTGAAGGTGTGGTCGGATGGCCGAAACCGGTTCCTTTTTGCAAGAACTAGACGACGCGGTCTCGCGCGGATCGCCGGAAAGCAGTTTGAACGCTTTGTGGCATGCGACCGATTTGTTGATCTCTGGACGATACACCGAGGAGCAAATTTGGATCTTTGGAGAAGTGATCGGGCGGCTCGCGGAAGAAATCGAGATGGCGGCTCGCTCCCAGCTCGCAACGCGGCTGGCACATAGCGAAAACGCGCCGTTTAGCGTGATCCTGAAACTTGCGTTTGACGATTCGATCAACGTCGCAGGCCCCATCCTACGGGAGTCGGAGCGCATCGATGTTCGAGCCTTGATTGCGAATGCCAGATGCAAGGGCCAGCAACATCTTCTCGCGATTTCCAAGCGAAGGTCTATCAGCGACACCGTTACAGATGTGCTGATCGCGCGCGGCAATCAGGAGGTCGTGGCCTCGGTTGCGGCAAATCACGGCGCCCGCTTTTCAGATCTTGGCTTTCTACATCTGCTCAAGCGGTCCGAGGGCGATTCCATTCTTGCCGAGAATCTCGGAGCCCGAACCGACATCCCCAGGCACGTGTTCCAGCAGTTGATCGCGAAGGCGTCCGACGATGTGAAAAAGAAGCTCGAGCAAGAACAGCCCGAGGCGGGAAACCAGGTTCAAACCGTGGTCACGGATATCACCGGCGCGCTGCACGCGAAGTTCGGGCCAGCCTCGAAAGACTACTTCGTTGCGAAACGAACAGTGGGAGCGCTGCATCAATATGGCAATTTGAATGAAGACAAGATCTTTGAGTACGCTCAGTCTCACAAGTTTCACGAAGCTACAGTGGCGCTATCCTTGTTGTGCGCCCTGCCTGTCAACGTGGTGGAGCGAGCGCTGGCCGACAAGAACAGAGAAATGGTGCTGATTCTGTCCAGGGCAATCGACCTGTCATGGCCGACGACCATGTCGTTGCTATTCCTGGGCGCAGCGGATCACCGAATTGCGTCAGGCGACCTGGAACGGATGAGGCAGGAGTTTGCCCGGCTGAACATCGAGACATCAAGGAAAGTTCTAAAATTCTACCAGTCGCGCAAGGAATACGCGGCTATCGCCTCCGGCTAACATTATTGAACAGCGATCTTTCGGCAGCGAGCGCCTTGGCAAACAAGTCGAGAAATTTCGTTACATCGTTCCTTGCAGCCTCCCTCCGATGGGATTAATATCACATATGCGAGATTGTGGAGCCTACATTCCTATAACAGGAATGGCGGGCAATGTTCGCGATCTCCGCACGGCGGTCAGTCACGGTAGGTCCATTCCGTGATGGAAGCGACCGCTTCAAATATTTTGGTTGCGCCGCCATTGATCGTATCTGCGGTATTGAGACGATCCTCCGCCCAGGATAGCCAATCCCGCAAACTTCGACCTTCAATTTCCTGATCAAGGTCGATGTCGTCCCGCCTGAGGGAAGCCAAGAAGTTGCGAGCGATCTCAGCCTCTCTCCAGCTGTGAGCCTGGCCGACAAAGCATCTCCAACGATTGTCATCGCGTTTGCGCTGTTGTTGTCTTTGATAGCGCAGATATTCGGCAGCCTGGCGTTGGCGTTCAGCCTCTTCTGGTTGCCGGCGCTGTTCGACCAATAGCGGGCCAGCAGCGATAAACGTGACCAGGATTTCCGAAACTAGGCTCTCCAACGTTTTCCCATCGGTCTCCATCCATTCGCGCTTAAACCCATCAGGCAGATATGTTTTGATGGTGAAGATTAATTTTCCGGACGGCTGAAGCTCCTGCACCCAACCTCTGTCGCGGTTATAAGAGTACTTCTTCTCATCTTCTGTAAGTGGCCGTCGAATCTGTTTTTGTTTCTCACGAAGCTGAAATTCGATTTTCTCACCCTGCAACTGTACAAAGAGCTCTAGGCGGTCTCCTTGTATAACCGTCGCGCTCGCCAACAAGATGGCGCGGATCAGCTGGGCGCTACTTGTAAAGCAGGAAAACTACAGAGCTCCGGTCGCAGCCAAGGCGTGAGCCTGGCAGACCTGAGGCCGGACAGATGGCAGCATCCGACTACGTGCCGATATTCTTCAAACCCCATTCCGGTCGTTCAAATTGCTTGCATAACGCAGCCCCTCACGGCGATACTGTCGCTAAGCGATTTGAGTCCAATCCACCGTCCTCTCCTTTTCGCAAACTCAAGGAATCCGACCACCGAGGAAAGGAGTCTCTTATGAATAAGCGCCATACCTGCGGGGGTAATCGATTGCTTGCTGCGCTGCCGCCAGCGGACTTTGGTTTGCTCGCCCCTTACCTCCAGCAAGTATCGCTCAAACAAGACGCAGTGCTAGTGCGATCGGGAGATCGGAATGAGCAAGTCTATTTTCCCCACAGCGGGACGATCTCGTTCATGCTCGACATGCCGAACGGGCAAACAGTAGCGACGTCGGTCATCGGGCGTGAGGGAGCGGTGGGGTTGCTATCAGTGCTGGGGCCCTCCCGCTCTCCTACTACGGCGGTCGTACGCGTGGCCGGAATCGCATCGCAAATTTCCGCCTCACGATTTCAAGCAGCCTTCGGCCAGAGTAGCGCCATCAAACATGCGGTCCAGACGCACACGAGGGCGCTGCTAATGCAGTTCCAGCATGTGGCCGCCTGCAATGCTCTGCACCCTGTCGAGGCGCGCACGGCCCGTTGGCTGCTCCACATTCAGGATCGAATTGATGGCAACTTAATACCGCTGACGCAAGAAGTGCTTTCGCAGTTGCTCGGGGTACGACGAACGACAGTGACGCTGATTGTGCGCAAGCTCCGGACTTCGGGTGCTATCCGATCTGCTCGGCGGGGCTTGGTCGAGATTGACAGACCGCCGCTCGAAGAAGCGGCATGCGAATGCTACAAGGTTATGCGCTGCAAATTCGACCAGATTTTTCCGTTGGAACCTCGCACTCATGCTGCGCCGGCACGCGAAACTCACGGCGATCGAGATTCACTTTTGGCCGAATAGGATTTCACATCACTTTTCGCATAACTTGATCGTTTTCAAAACCCAATTAGCCGAAGACTTGAGGTCCGCAACTCTTGGGTTGGAGGCGCCCTCATTGGTTCGTTGGCTGGCGCAAATCCAGTGGGCGTACTTTTGCGCGAGCGGAAGGAGGCAGCCTTCGTGCGTCGATCTGAAACGACGTTTGCCAAGCGATGACGTCGCTCAATCTGTTTCGCACTCTTAAGTCCCGCCCGAATTACCCGAATCTCGTTCAAGCAGATCTCGCGTAACTTGATCTGGAAAATCAGGGCGGCAGCCGTGGGCAGATTTATCGTCATTGGCAGAAGCTCTCTTCTTGCTGCCTGGATATTTCTGAGGGATCGAACCACTGCTTTGGGCAGCTCGACGGCGGAGAAATTCACTTCTAGCTGCTTCATCTGCGCAACGTCTCCGCGGTGGACTATATAGATACGGGCGCTGCGCCACTCGGCCTGCGCAATACTTCCTCGGTTTGCCAAGGCTCCCTTTGATGATCGTGACGTGCACCGCGCTCTGGTCGCCGGGCATGACGATCTTGACGATGCGTTTGCCTGGAAGGAAGAACGCACGGTCTCTGTGAACCTGACGTTGCAATACGATCAGGTCCTGTTCATCCTTGAGCCGACCGGGATCGCGCGATCACTGGCGCGCACCCTCTACGTTCTCCAGCCGAGGTGCACGCTCCTCTTACGATAAGGTCGAAGAGAGAGCAGCGCCACTTGATTACTATCTAAGGATGCTGTTCTATGTACCGGACACGTAGAACCGGTGGTCTACCAACTAAGGCTATGGCTGTCTTCAAGCAGCCGTCACTGGAGCGCTTCTGGTGATTGAACAGGAAGCGCTATCGAGGATAGGCAACTCAATCATCATAACGATACATTTTTCGATCAAGCTCGGCTCATTTTGACGGTTAAGATTTTTTTCAAGGAGTCGTCGATGCCCGTGACGATCCGTCCCTTCACATCGCCCACCCTCGTCTTACTGGCGTTTGACTGGCCCGAAGGAAACACGAAGCCCGATTTCCTCGGGTTTGCGATCGAAAGGACGCCAGGCTTCGACGGGGCGACGTCAAGCTGGTTGCCCAATCGCATCGGCTTCGACGGACCGAAGCCCGATCATTCGGACTTCAGAAGCGTGGATGCCCCGATCCAGAAATTTACCTGGTGGGATGCGCGGATCGACACGAAGGATCGGGGAAGCAAATTCAGCTACCGCGTCATCCCTGTAACCGGCAGTCCTGGCGCCCTTAAACTGGAGGAAGACGAGGAAGGACAGATAGACGTCCTCGTTCCGCAGGTCGAGGAGCACGGCATCACGTCGCACTTCAATCGCGCCGTCGTGAGTTCGCAGGCTTTCTCGAAGCAATTTCCCGACCTCAACACCCCGTCGCAGCAAAAGGCAGCCAGAGCTTGGCTCGCCAACGGCATGGAACAGGCAATCCCTCGGTTTCTCGACCGAGCCGCGGGCAAGGACATCGAAGGCGCCATCTACCATCTCACGGACGATATCTGGATCATTCCCAGCCTGAGGCACTACGGCGGCTCCGTCTCGCTCGCGTACAATCACACAAGTGTCGACGACGCGTCGGACGCCGCCATCGATCAATTGATTGCAGGTGGTCGACCAGAATCCGGCTTCGCGCAGCGCACCCATGCCAACATCATGCATAACAAATTTCTCGTCCGCGTCGGCGCGGCCGACTACGCAGAGGCGCTACTCGCAGGGTCCGCAAATTTCACCAGCGAGGGATTGTCAGCGCAGGCAAACGTGCTTCACGCCTTCGAATCCCCGGCTCTCGCGAAACTGTACCTCGAGAGAAAGAGACTGCTGGATTCCGACCCGATGCTTGCAGCGACCAAGCAAGAGCAATCCGGTTGGTCCGACAAGATCGCGGTAGGAGACGCATCGATACGGGTGTTTTTCCCCCCGGAACCGGAGCCAGAGCGCGCATCCATCGACGCCATCGTAGACGCCGTCAAGGCTGCGAAGCACTCCGTGCTGTTCTGCGTCTTCGCGCCTACCGACATCACGTTGCTGGATGCAATGTTCGCCGTCGCTGACGACAACAAGATGATGCTCGCGCTGATCAACCGGGTACCGTCATCCGAGCCAATGGGAGATCCGACCCATGCCGACGTCGCGGCAAAGATCGAGATCTTCCATCGATCGCGCGACAACCACGACATCGTTGGATTCGGCGCGTTCAAATCAGGAAGCACACCAACGGATTTCGCGGTGGAGCGCGTGCTCTGGCCGCACGAAGATCCGAAGAAGATGGTCCGTGTCCATCATAAGTTCGTCATCATAGACGGCGAGGGCGACCATCCCGTGATCTTCACCGGCTCGCCGAACCTCAGTGGCAACTCACTCCACAAGAACGACGAGAACCTCCTTGAAATCACCGACTGCCCGCGACTGGGCCGAATGTACTTCGCCGAATTCCACCGCCTCTACGAACATTACCGGGCGCGCGCAGCAGATCACCGGAGGCAGGACGGCCAGCAGGGCACCTTCACGCTGACCAAGGACGCGAAGTGGGCGAAGAAATACTTCACCGCCGGCTCGCCCGAGGAGAAATCCCGAAAAGCGATGGCCGGCACCTGAACGGCGAACTCTCCGGTTGAATTCCGCCATTACTAGCCGGACGGGTGGTGAAACCTCTAGGCGGAAGCGACGGCGATGGCTTCGCTCAGTTCGTAGCCGATCCGCTGCGCCGCCCAGTCGCTTTGATGGAGACGCTTCTCGTCGTTTGGGTCGATGATCCGGTCGAATGCCGCCTTCTCGACCTCGACGAGCTTCCTCATGAATTCGAACCGCCCGAAGACGTTGATGCTTTGGGACGCCGCTGCGCCCGTGATCGCGGACATCATGTACCTTGTGCCGTCGATCTTGTCGTCCGTTAGAAGCGCCGGCACGTACTGAAGATCCATCAGAACGACATCCAGTTCGCAGGAGCTTAGCCGCTCAAGACCCTCGACGATCGCGGCGGCGGTGACGCGGCTGTCCCGCCCACGCTGCCAAACCGCGTTCGTACCGACCTGCCATACCAGCAACGACGGGCGCTCTTCGAGCACGTCCTTCTGCATACGCTCGAGTTCGTCCGGCGCTTCCTGCCCGATGACGCCCCGGTTCAGCACATCGACCATCCGGCCGGGATACTTGTTCCGGAGAGCGGCTTGGAGTCGATAGGTGTAGGGCACTATGTCTCCCTCTCCGGCGGTCGACGACGACCCCAGCGCTACTATCTTGAGTGCACCGTCTCCGGCGACATTTCTGGCGAAATGGACCAGGCGGTGCCCGAAAGGTTCGGCGTGGGCGGGAATGTAGAGGTTGTCCTGTTCGGGCATTCTTTTCTCGGTTGGGGATCGGATGTCTTGGATATGATCTCCCACACCGGGCGTCACGGCGGAGAGGCAGGAAGTGGCCGATCGCGCGGTCGAGCCCGGACAGGTCGTTATCGCCGGTTCATCCTCAGACCGCTCAACATCATCGGCTGGGCGGCTAGGGCATAGTTGAGGTTTCGCTTCGAAGCCGCTGCATGGCTTTGGAGCGCGCTGATGGTGACATCGACATCGTTCGTGAGTCTAAGCTTTTCGTCGAGGCACCGTTTCACGTCCGCCGGCGGAAGTTTTCCGGACCGTAGACCGAATTCGAGAGCGTTCCGGACCGTGACGTCGAGCTTGATGCCCGGCACTGTCTTGGCCGGATCACCGTAGTCCGCGTCCCTGCGCCAATAATCATCTCGATCGAAGAAGATCATCGGCGTCACTTCGTCGAGCTTCTTCGCGTAGTAGTTCCGCTCTACGTCCTGGAAGATCTCTCTCATCGTGCCGCCTCCGCCGCGACCGTAGACGATGCCGGCGCGCGAGTTGTTGATGAGAGCTTCTTCGCGCAGGCTGTTCTGGAAATACTTGGCGTAGTGGGTCGCGAAAGGCATCGTTGGCTCGGCGCCGTAGAGCCAGGTCGGAATTGCGAGGCTTACCGGAAGGATTGCGGGCGCCATTTCGCGTGCTTTCAAGGCCTTCGTCAGCCAATCGCGGGCGGCGACGAGCGCGTCCAGTTTCGACTCCTTGATCGTTCCGTCGCCCTCGAACAATTCATCCAGGACGGGTACGTAAGGTGTCTCGGACAATATTGAAATCGCATCCTCGAGATGGCTCTCGTCGTCAAAGGACGAGAAGGCCACGCCGAGATGGGCCGCCTCCATCACGCCCGGACCTCCGCCCGTGACGAGAAGAAACCCTTTCCGTGCAAGCGTGCGGGTC is drawn from Nitrobacteraceae bacterium AZCC 2146 and contains these coding sequences:
- a CDS encoding hypothetical protein (product_source=Hypo-rule applied), producing the protein MHRALVAGHDDLDDAFAWKEERTVSVNLTLQYDQVLFILEPTGIARSLARTLYVLQPRCTLLLR
- a CDS encoding hypothetical protein (product_source=Hypo-rule applied; cath_funfam=2.30.29.30), with translation MRIRLTIAAMSAWSGMPFKLTSDVNAKQHDCWLILEFSGEPISLSFDDAIEFKIQINHVLETARTNDRKIVSEAETWSAQIVPNSGGFGVVFERSPTSTTKLCLSAEDANRFSTELQKFIDLAGGRN
- a CDS encoding lysophospholipase L1-like esterase (product_source=COG2755; cath_funfam=3.40.50.1110; cog=COG2755; superfamily=52266); amino-acid sequence: MPEQDNLYIPAHAEPFGHRLVHFARNVAGDGALKIVALGSSSTAGEGDIVPYTYRLQAALRNKYPGRMVDVLNRGVIGQEAPDELERMQKDVLEERPSLLVWQVGTNAVWQRGRDSRVTAAAIVEGLERLSSCELDVVLMDLQYVPALLTDDKIDGTRYMMSAITGAAASQSINVFGRFEFMRKLVEVEKAAFDRIIDPNDEKRLHQSDWAAQRIGYELSEAIAVASA
- a CDS encoding hypothetical protein (product_source=Hypo-rule applied); amino-acid sequence: MSDGWQPISTAPKNDERIIVAGGTWIRGNKEKLPQEFPCLVIWDETEWLICDNEGPRALIRGPKVWMAIAPYAMLHRDKRCPDS
- a CDS encoding CRP-like cAMP-binding protein (product_source=COG0664; cath_funfam=1.10.10.10,2.60.120.10; cog=COG0664; pfam=PF00027,PF13545; smart=SM00100,SM00419; superfamily=46785,51206), whose protein sequence is MAASDYVPIFFKPHSGRSNCLHNAAPHGDTVAKRFESNPPSSPFRKLKESDHRGKESLMNKRHTCGGNRLLAALPPADFGLLAPYLQQVSLKQDAVLVRSGDRNEQVYFPHSGTISFMLDMPNGQTVATSVIGREGAVGLLSVLGPSRSPTTAVVRVAGIASQISASRFQAAFGQSSAIKHAVQTHTRALLMQFQHVAACNALHPVEARTARWLLHIQDRIDGNLIPLTQEVLSQLLGVRRTTVTLIVRKLRTSGAIRSARRGLVEIDRPPLEEAACECYKVMRCKFDQIFPLEPRTHAAPARETHGDRDSLLAE
- a CDS encoding hypothetical protein (product_source=Hypo-rule applied), translated to MKLVSILIGISLSLYLADKFYSDGRVIDKAQIMGRQIAANFGW
- a CDS encoding phosphatidylserine/phosphatidylglycerophosphate/cardiolipin synthase-like enzyme (product_source=COG1502; cath_funfam=3.30.870.10; cog=COG1502; pfam=PF13091; smart=SM00155; superfamily=56024), giving the protein MPVTIRPFTSPTLVLLAFDWPEGNTKPDFLGFAIERTPGFDGATSSWLPNRIGFDGPKPDHSDFRSVDAPIQKFTWWDARIDTKDRGSKFSYRVIPVTGSPGALKLEEDEEGQIDVLVPQVEEHGITSHFNRAVVSSQAFSKQFPDLNTPSQQKAARAWLANGMEQAIPRFLDRAAGKDIEGAIYHLTDDIWIIPSLRHYGGSVSLAYNHTSVDDASDAAIDQLIAGGRPESGFAQRTHANIMHNKFLVRVGAADYAEALLAGSANFTSEGLSAQANVLHAFESPALAKLYLERKRLLDSDPMLAATKQEQSGWSDKIAVGDASIRVFFPPEPEPERASIDAIVDAVKAAKHSVLFCVFAPTDITLLDAMFAVADDNKMMLALINRVPSSEPMGDPTHADVAAKIEIFHRSRDNHDIVGFGAFKSGSTPTDFAVERVLWPHEDPKKMVRVHHKFVIIDGEGDHPVIFTGSPNLSGNSLHKNDENLLEITDCPRLGRMYFAEFHRLYEHYRARAADHRRQDGQQGTFTLTKDAKWAKKYFTAGSPEEKSRKAMAGT
- a CDS encoding hypothetical protein (product_source=Hypo-rule applied) translates to MAEIPDREPSTIRRAPVSDTSHSLQLRRHVPSIPIITASIPRSNETRLLLRLPHTIANSHASQPEIRRAIDASIGTLASKIEFQCSFKNASAATLNAGEIQKEFLFNDAMMRANLF
- a CDS encoding uncharacterized protein (DUF2336 family) (product_source=COG5330; cog=COG5330; pfam=PF10098), whose amino-acid sequence is MAETGSFLQELDDAVSRGSPESSLNALWHATDLLISGRYTEEQIWIFGEVIGRLAEEIEMAARSQLATRLAHSENAPFSVILKLAFDDSINVAGPILRESERIDVRALIANARCKGQQHLLAISKRRSISDTVTDVLIARGNQEVVASVAANHGARFSDLGFLHLLKRSEGDSILAENLGARTDIPRHVFQQLIAKASDDVKKKLEQEQPEAGNQVQTVVTDITGALHAKFGPASKDYFVAKRTVGALHQYGNLNEDKIFEYAQSHKFHEATVALSLLCALPVNVVERALADKNREMVLILSRAIDLSWPTTMSLLFLGAADHRIASGDLERMRQEFARLNIETSRKVLKFYQSRKEYAAIASG
- a CDS encoding hypothetical protein (product_source=Hypo-rule applied; superfamily=110997), with product MASATVIQGDRLELFVQLQGEKIEFQLREKQKQIRRPLTEDEKKYSYNRDRGWVQELQPSGKLIFTIKTYLPDGFKREWMETDGKTLESLVSEILVTFIAAGPLLVEQRRQPEEAERQRQAAEYLRYQRQQQRKRDDNRWRCFVGQAHSWREAEIARNFLASLRRDDIDLDQEIEGRSLRDWLSWAEDRLNTADTINGGATKIFEAVASITEWTYRD
- a CDS encoding putative Rossmann-fold nucleotide-binding protein (product_source=COG1611; cog=COG1611; pfam=PF18306; superfamily=102405); the encoded protein is MSQVTPRQLYSASDLLDGFNPWDPMGYMLTRDFSVFRQFVTDGGPVPASIAVRMSQAEHDAGIADALRRFLSYMQRPLVGVMGGHGVARNSDPYRDIAYLTRTLARKGFLLVTGGGPGVMEAAHLGVAFSSFDDESHLEDAISILSETPYVPVLDELFEGDGTIKESKLDALVAARDWLTKALKAREMAPAILPVSLAIPTWLYGAEPTMPFATHYAKYFQNSLREEALINNSRAGIVYGRGGGGTMREIFQDVERNYYAKKLDEVTPMIFFDRDDYWRRDADYGDPAKTVPGIKLDVTVRNALEFGLRSGKLPPADVKRCLDEKLRLTNDVDVTISALQSHAAASKRNLNYALAAQPMMLSGLRMNRR